A region from the Brassica napus cultivar Da-Ae chromosome C8, Da-Ae, whole genome shotgun sequence genome encodes:
- the LOC106364277 gene encoding cytochrome c-type biogenesis CcmH-like mitochondrial protein: protein MEKRDEDLKKSQMLDARARNISHNVRCTECGSQSIEDSQADVAILLRQLIRDEIGAGKTDKEIYSKLEDEFGETVLYAPKFDMQTAALWLTPVLIAGGTAAGLVYSKHRQRKNVHIMALDLIRGVSLTPKERVAILDVLIPPPPPPQGVASRLRRWLNR, encoded by the exons ATGGAGAAAAGAGACGAGGATCTGAAGAAGTCTCAGATGCTGGACGCTCGAGCCAGAAACATCAGCCACAATGTACGCTGCACTGAGTGTGGGAGTCAGTCCATTGAGGACTCACAGGCAGATGTCGCTATTCTCCTGAGACAG TTGATCCGTGATGAGATAGGAGCTGGAAAAACTGACAAGGAGATCTACAGTAAGCTCGAGGATGAGTTTGGGGAGACGGTGCTTTATGCTCCCAAGTTTGATATGCAGACTGCAGCATTGTGGTTAACTCCG GTGCTGATTGCTGGAGGTACTGCTGCAGGATTGGTTTATAGTAAGCACAGGCAAAGGAAAAATGTTCACATCATGGCGTTGGACCTTATCAGAGGTGTTTCATTGACTCCAAAAGAGAGAGTTGCCATTCTCGATGTTCTTATTCCACCTCCCCCTCCTCCTCAGGGAGTTGCTTCCCGGTTGAGGAGATGGCTAAACCGGTAG